From the Lolium rigidum isolate FL_2022 chromosome 2, APGP_CSIRO_Lrig_0.1, whole genome shotgun sequence genome, one window contains:
- the LOC124689134 gene encoding uncharacterized protein LOC124689134 yields the protein MDSICSCMPKRNKLQLVLNIFRSTSEANEQLAEVPPRGWNSFDSFSWTVDENAYLQNAKVLAEKLLPHGYQYAVIDYLWYRRYVEGAHADSYGFDNIDAWGRPFPDLQRFPSSKGDKGFTQIASKVHGMGLKFGIHLMKGISTQAVNASTPILDIETGKPYVENGRQWTARDIGLNQTKCKWMHNGFMSVNTDIGAGRAFLRSLYRQYADWGVDFVKVDCIFGDDYSPKEIITISELLQGLDRPIVLSISPGTQVSPVLAQNISEHVNMYRITGDDWDSWNDVSSHFAVSSAFAAANKIGATGLRGKSWPDLDMLPFGWLTDPGVNQGPHRPCKLTFDEQKAQMTLWSMAKSPLMYGGDLRHLDNNTLSIITNPTLLKINHYSKNNMEFHYVYGYGESTSSRGYSGHSSSRYPVHLTKHDGIAVGLTSCSSDQAKGWFVFSQDGKSDHICRNYRIENGKDIPFCLGKTKPQIASDDFIMDNEDHQAKFHLAVADINDSCLDASASRRWTASEIKLPMFSRCKWHEKQLWELNDKGNLVSSYSRLCAKVEFSKEGVGITGARAWIATGSKGEIYLAFFNLDDSTSRKITARISDLQKVLGTSFVRTHSCSCTDAWSGRNLGLLKEEISAVINPHGSAVFELMC from the exons ATGGATAGTATATGCTCCTGCATGCCTAAAAGAAATAAACTCCAGCTAGTACTGAACATTTTCAGGTCTACTTCTGAGGCGAATGAACAGCTTGCCGAGGTACCACCAAGAGGGTGGAACTCCTTCGATTCCTTTTCCTGGACGGTCGACGAAAATGCGTACTTGCAGAACGCAAAGGTCTTGGCAGAAAAGCTACTCCCACATGGATATCAG TATGCAGTTATCGATTACCTGTGGTACCGGAGGTACGTTGAGGGGGCACACGCGGATTCATATGGATTCGACAACATCGATGCGTGGGGCAGACCATTTCCCGACCTTCAGAGGTTTCCCTCATCCAAAGGTGATAAAGGATTCACCCAGATTGCCAGCAAGGTTCATGGCATGGGCTTGAAATTCGGCATCCATTTAATGAAAGGAATAAGTACACAGGCTGTTAATGCTAGCACACCCATCTTGGACATTGAGACG GGAAAACCTTATGTAGAGAATGGTCGGCAATGGACAGCTCGTGATATAGGCCTGAACCAGACAAAATGTAAATGGATGCACAATGGATTTATGAGTGTAAATACGGACATTGGAGCTGGGCGGGCCTTCTTAAGATCTCTTTACCGACAGTATGCAGATTGGGGTGTTGATTTTG TGAAGGTTGATTGTATCTTCGGTGATGATTATAGCCCGAAAGAAATTATCACTATTTCGGAG CTCCTGCAAGGGCTTGACCGCCCAATAGTCCTGTCCATCTCACCAGGAACTCAAGTCTCTCCAGTGTTAGCTCAAAACATCAGCGAGCATGTTAATATGTATAGGATAACAGGAGATGATTGGGACAGCTGGAATGATGTTAGTTCACATTTTGCTGTGTCAAG TGCCTTCGCTGCTGCAAACAAGATCGGGGCCACCGGATTACGTGGAAaatcttggccagacttggacatGCTTCCATTTGGCTGGCTAACTGATCCAG GTGTCAATCAGGGCCCTCATAGGCCATGTAAACTTACATTTGATGAACAGAAAGCTCAG ATGACACTTTGGTCAATGGCCAAGTCGCCTCTCATGTATGGAGGAGATCTGAGACACCTTGATAATAATACATTAAGCATAATAACCAATCCTACTTTACTGAAGATAAACCATTACAGCAAAAATAATATGGAG TTTCATTATGTGTATGGTTACGGTGAATCAACTTCCAGTAGGGGATATTCTGGTCATTCGAGTTCTAGGTATCCTGTACACCTGACAAAGCATGACGGCATCGCTGTGGGTCTGACTTCCTGCAGCAGCGACCAAGCTAAGGGATGGTTTGTATTTTCACAAGATGGGAAATCAGATCATATATGCAGGAACTATAGAATAGAGAATGGAAAAGACATCCCATTTTGCTTGGGAAAAACAAAACCTCAGATTGCATC GGATGATTTTATCATGGACAATGAAGACCACCAGGCAAAGTTCCATTTAGCAGTTGCAGACATTAATGATTCTTGTTTGGATGCATCTGCTAGTCGGCGGTGGACTGCCTCAGAGATCAAGCTTCCCATGTTCTCCAGGTGCAAGTGGCATGAAAAGCAG TTGTGGGAGCTGAATGACAAGGGCAACCTTGTGAGCAGCTATTCAAGATTATGTGCCAAAGTTGAATTCAGCAAGGAAGGAG TTGGTATTACTGGAGCGCGTGCATGGATTGCAACTGGAAGTAAAG GAGAAATCTACCTCGCGTTCTTCAACCTCGACGACTCGACGAGCAGGAAGATAACTGCCAGAATATCAGACCTGCAGAAGGTTCTTGGGACATCGTTCGTACGAACACACTCGTGCAGCTGCACTGATGCCTGGAGCGGGAGGAACCTTGGTCTCCTGAAGGAGGAGATTTCAGCAGTTATAAATCCACATGGTTCGGCAGTGTTTGAACTTATGTGTTAA
- the LOC124685863 gene encoding pathogenesis-related thaumatin-like protein 3.5 — translation MGRRGSLLLTLALVCFFSGAMKRADSARVFTIINQCKKDIWPAVTPGESFGGGGFALRPGQSIVFTAPVGWSGRVWGRTGCDFDPAGNGTCETGACGTSLQCASSSGATPASLAEFTLASVDYYDVSLVDGFNLPIVVTPKASANGSSCAVAGCDGDLRQDCPSELAVKGAGGAVVACRSACDVFGTDQYCCRGQYANPVTCQPTFYSKKFKAACPGAYSYAYDDPSSIFTCAQSPDYTIIFCSNRKQSVCSYHNERLVCSGSSGSTSALTLMLLLSSFIALQFALPV, via the exons ATGGGGAGGAGAGGTTCTCTGCTTCTGACTCTGGCTCTTGTTTGCTTCTTCTCAG GTGCGATGAAGCGAGCGGACTCGGCCCGCGTGTTCACGATCATCAACCAGTGCAAGAAGGACATCTGGCCGGCGGTGACGCCAGGGGagagcttcggcggcggcgggttcgCGCTCCGGCCCGGGCAGTCCATCGTGTTCACTGCGCccgtggggtggtctggccgcgtgTGGGGCCGGACCGGTTGCGACTTCGACCCCGCCGGGAACGGCACGTGCGAGACGGGCGCGTGCGGGACGTCGCTGCAGTGCGCGTCGTCCTCCGGCGCCACGCCGGCGAGCCTGGCGGAGTTCACGCTGGCGTCGGTGGACTACTATGACGTGAGCCTCGTGGACGGCTTCAACCTACCGATCGTGGTGACGCCCAAGGCAAGCGCCAACGGGTCGAGCTGCGCAGTGGCCGGCTGCGACGGCGACCTGCGGCAGGACTGCCCGTCGGAGCTGGCCGTGAAGGGCGCCGGGGGCGCGGTGGTGGCCTGCCGGAGCGCGTGCGACGTGTTCGGCACCGACCAGTACTGCTGCCGAGGGCAGTACGCGAACCCGGTGACCTGCCAGCCGACCTTCTACTCCAAGAAGTTCAAGGCGGCCTGCCCCGGCGCCTACAGCTACGCCTATGACGACCCCTCCAGCATCTTCACCTGCGCCCAGTCCCCTGACTACACCATCATATTTTGCTCCAACAG GAAGCAATCCGTGTGCTCCTACCACAACGAGCGGCTCGTCTGCAGTGGCTCCAGCGGAAGCACCTCTGCACTGACCCTGATGCTGCTGCTCTCCAGCTTCATAGCATTACAATTTGCACTCCCAGTATAG
- the LOC124685864 gene encoding uncharacterized protein LOC124685864: protein MAASEQQAKEEYADFEARVKRTIYIDHLSPEVTSQVIKAALAQCANVVNTEFIVNYTIPYDIPAAALVELDDESQAKAAVDLMNDFPFIIGGMPRPVKAVYAKPEMFRDRPSRPGLKMQISWVKQGDPEYDGMSKLKGLAKRQEAENMALIKTELEEEKELATQQQETLDANYKKYDMIENIMQNGNIKNLAHHYKVNLADN from the exons ATGGCGGCATCTGAACAGCAGGCTAAGGAGGAGTACGCTGATTTTGAGGCGAGGGTCAAGAGGACGATATATATCGATCACCTCTCCCCTGAGGTTACTAGCCAGGTTATCAAGGCTGCTCTTGCCCAGTGTGCGAATGTTGTCAATACGGAGTTCATCGTGAACTACACGATCCCGTATGATATCCCTGCCGCTGCATTGGTGGAATTGGACGATGAGTCGCAGGCCAAGGCAGCTGTTGACTTGATGAATGATTTCCCTTTCATCATCGGCGGGATGCCCAGGCCTGTAAAAGCTGTGTATGCGAAGCCCGAGATGTTTCGGGATCGCCCTAGTCGGCCTGGATTGAAGATGCAAATCAGCTGGGTGAAACAAGGGGATCCGGAGTATGATGGGATGAGTAAGCTGAAGGGCCTGGCCAAGAGGCAAGAAGCAGAAAATATGGCTCTCATCAAG ACTGAACTGGAAGAGGAGAAGGAGCTGGCAACGCAGCAGCAGGAAACACTCGATGCGAACTACAAGAAGTACGACATGATCGAGAACATCATGCAAAACGGGAACATCAAGAACCTCGCCCATCATTATAAGGTCAACCTGGCTGACAACTGA